The Candidatus Kryptobacter tengchongensis genome contains a region encoding:
- a CDS encoding carbamoyl-phosphate synthase small subunit, which produces MKKAKLALENGVVVEGINFGAEGETTGEVVFNTSLTGYQEAITDPSYKGQILIFTNPLIGNYGVNEEDIESRAPQVAGVVVYEISKLYSNWRATDSLENYLKKHGVVGISGVDTRFLVRQIREKGAMRGVISTIDLDDQSLITKARSVAEMNGLDLAISVTGNESYFFSKINEAKFFVVVYDFGVKFNIMRKLKNLGCNLLVVPANTSADHVLSLDPDGIVLSNGPGDPSALTYAVENIRKLIGKKPILGICLGHQLLGLAIGGKTYKMKFGHRGSNHPVKNLITGKIEITSQNHGFAIDPDSIKSTTAEVTHISLNDGTIEGMRLKDFPAFSVQYHPEASPGPHDSGYIFEEFVNLMKSWEV; this is translated from the coding sequence ATGAAAAAGGCAAAACTTGCTCTTGAAAATGGCGTCGTGGTTGAAGGAATAAATTTTGGCGCCGAGGGTGAGACAACAGGTGAGGTTGTTTTTAATACTTCTTTGACCGGATATCAAGAGGCTATAACTGATCCATCGTATAAAGGACAAATTTTAATTTTTACAAATCCATTGATCGGAAACTATGGTGTAAATGAAGAAGATATTGAGTCAAGGGCTCCACAGGTTGCGGGTGTTGTCGTTTATGAAATTTCAAAGCTTTACAGCAACTGGCGGGCAACAGATTCACTTGAAAATTATCTGAAAAAGCATGGCGTTGTTGGAATTTCTGGTGTTGATACAAGATTTCTTGTAAGGCAGATAAGAGAAAAAGGAGCGATGCGTGGAGTTATATCAACAATTGATTTAGACGATCAAAGCTTGATAACGAAGGCGAGATCAGTTGCAGAAATGAACGGACTTGATCTTGCAATTTCTGTTACTGGAAATGAAAGTTATTTCTTTTCAAAAATTAATGAGGCGAAATTTTTCGTTGTTGTTTATGATTTCGGCGTAAAATTTAACATTATGAGGAAATTAAAAAATCTTGGTTGTAATCTTTTAGTTGTCCCTGCAAATACCAGTGCTGACCATGTTTTATCTTTAGATCCAGACGGGATTGTTCTTTCAAACGGACCAGGCGATCCATCCGCTTTAACTTATGCAGTAGAGAATATAAGAAAGCTTATTGGTAAAAAGCCAATTCTTGGAATTTGTCTTGGGCATCAACTTCTTGGGCTTGCAATTGGTGGGAAAACATATAAAATGAAATTCGGGCATCGTGGTTCAAATCATCCCGTCAAAAATTTGATCACCGGTAAAATTGAGATAACCTCTCAAAATCACGGTTTTGCAATTGACCCCGATTCAATAAAAAGCACAACAGCCGAGGTCACACACATAAGTTTAAATGATGGAACTATTGAAGGGATGAGATTAAAAGATTTTCCTGCTTTTTCGGTTCAATATCACCCTGAGGCGTCGCCAGGACCACATGATAGTGGTTATATTTTTGAGGAATTTGTTAATTTGATGAAAAGTTGGGAAGTGTGA
- a CDS encoding carbamoyl-phosphate synthase large subunit, producing MKVDIKSVLIIGSGPIVVGQACEFDYSGTQACKVLKREGVRVILVNNNPATIMTDPEFADATYLEPLTPYFLEEIIKRERPDAILPTLGGQTALNLAVQLHELGILQKYGVKLIGSSIETIKKAEDRELFKRSMGKIGLKVPESTFVQSVEEGLKFAKDIGFPLILRPSFTLGGTGGGIAYNFEDLEKKLERALIESPIKKVLIERSLIGWKEYELEVMRDRKDNFVVVCSIENFHPMGVHTGDSITVAPAQTLTDKEYQRLRDYAKMIMSEIGVETGGANIQFAVNPDTGEVYVIEMNPRVSRSSALASKATGFPIAKIATLLALGYTLDEIQNDITKKTPASFEPSIDYCVVKIPRWDFEKFKEVDDVLGVQMKSVGEVMAIGRNFKSAFQKAIRSLEIDRFGFGCDGKDEIQTFEDAKILRGKIIERLKLNKWDSFFWIRYAFMAGLTVDEVYELTGIDKWFLHNLREILEIEDELRRVSNIFKLAEEEPLSAREIILKAKRNGFSDRQLAFIWGESESTIRNLRKKLNITPVYKAVDTCSAEFESYTPYFYSTYEFENESVPTDRRKILIIGSGPNRIGQGIEFDYTNVHAVFALKEEGYETIMVNCNPETVSTDYDTADRLYFEPITFEDVMNIIELEKPDGVIISFGGQTPLKLAKSFEANGVKILGTSPQSIDIAEDRGKFTKLLDELGINYPPCGYARSIDEAVETADKIGFPVLVRPSYVLGGRAMKIIYSKDSLADYLRSEIGISWENPVLIDQFLEDAFEFDVDAICDGEKVLVMGIMEHIEEAGIHSGDSSCVFPPIMAEDDTVEKIIEYTWKIALALKVVGLINIQFAEKDGKVYVLEANPRSSRTVPFISKATGIPFAKIATKVLVKSSDVVIEEFNLRDLNLKSIALKACKAPVFSFSKFPNVNVFLGPEMRSTGEVIGLSYSFGESFAKAQIGAGNNLPTSGAVLISVNDRDKNFKTIKIAKEFVNLGFKIIATDGTAKFLNASGIEAEKVYKVNEGHPDIVDYIKAGKINFIINTPLGEVSRFDEFAIGRSAIEYKIPFVTTLSAGLSAVEAIKRLRQERLTVKSLQEYHMEINLEISK from the coding sequence GTGAAAGTAGATATAAAATCCGTCCTTATCATAGGAAGTGGTCCAATCGTAGTGGGGCAAGCGTGTGAATTTGATTATTCGGGAACACAAGCTTGTAAAGTTTTAAAGCGTGAGGGTGTAAGAGTTATACTTGTCAATAACAATCCAGCTACTATAATGACTGATCCAGAATTTGCTGATGCAACTTATCTTGAACCATTAACACCATATTTTCTTGAAGAGATCATAAAGAGAGAAAGACCAGATGCAATTCTTCCAACGCTTGGGGGTCAAACCGCTTTAAATCTCGCAGTTCAACTTCACGAATTGGGAATTCTGCAGAAATATGGTGTTAAGCTTATAGGTTCAAGCATTGAAACAATAAAGAAAGCAGAGGATAGAGAACTTTTCAAGAGGTCAATGGGTAAAATTGGGCTTAAAGTCCCAGAGAGCACTTTTGTTCAAAGTGTTGAAGAGGGTTTAAAATTTGCTAAAGATATTGGCTTCCCATTGATTTTAAGACCAAGTTTTACGCTTGGTGGAACCGGTGGGGGAATTGCGTATAATTTTGAAGATTTAGAGAAAAAGCTTGAAAGAGCTTTGATTGAAAGCCCGATCAAAAAAGTTTTAATTGAACGATCTTTAATTGGCTGGAAAGAGTATGAGCTTGAGGTTATGCGTGATAGAAAAGATAATTTTGTCGTTGTCTGCTCAATTGAAAATTTCCATCCGATGGGAGTTCACACAGGGGATTCAATCACAGTTGCACCTGCACAAACATTAACAGACAAAGAATATCAAAGGCTTCGTGATTATGCCAAGATGATAATGAGCGAGATTGGAGTTGAAACTGGTGGAGCGAACATTCAATTTGCGGTAAATCCCGATACTGGTGAAGTTTATGTCATTGAGATGAACCCTCGGGTTAGTAGGAGCTCAGCTCTTGCGAGCAAGGCAACTGGTTTTCCAATTGCGAAGATAGCGACGCTACTCGCCCTTGGATATACACTTGATGAAATTCAAAATGACATCACAAAGAAAACGCCAGCATCTTTTGAACCATCAATTGATTATTGCGTCGTCAAGATACCAAGATGGGACTTTGAAAAATTTAAAGAGGTTGATGATGTGCTCGGGGTTCAAATGAAATCAGTTGGCGAGGTCATGGCAATTGGAAGAAATTTTAAATCTGCATTTCAAAAAGCTATAAGATCACTTGAAATTGACAGATTTGGGTTTGGGTGTGATGGGAAGGATGAAATTCAAACTTTTGAAGATGCTAAAATTTTAAGGGGAAAAATCATTGAGCGATTAAAACTAAACAAGTGGGATAGTTTTTTCTGGATAAGATATGCTTTTATGGCTGGTTTAACTGTTGATGAAGTTTATGAGTTGACGGGAATTGATAAATGGTTTCTTCATAATTTAAGAGAAATTCTTGAGATTGAGGATGAGTTAAGGAGGGTTTCTAACATTTTCAAGCTTGCCGAAGAAGAACCGTTATCCGCAAGGGAAATAATTTTAAAAGCAAAGAGGAATGGATTCTCAGACAGACAGCTTGCGTTTATATGGGGTGAAAGTGAAAGCACGATAAGAAATTTAAGGAAAAAACTTAACATCACACCTGTTTACAAAGCTGTTGACACATGTTCTGCGGAATTTGAGTCTTACACCCCATATTTTTATTCAACTTATGAATTTGAAAATGAATCAGTTCCAACAGATAGAAGAAAAATCTTGATCATTGGAAGTGGTCCAAATAGAATTGGTCAGGGGATTGAATTTGATTATACGAATGTTCATGCTGTTTTTGCTCTCAAAGAGGAGGGTTATGAAACGATAATGGTCAATTGTAATCCAGAGACGGTCTCAACGGACTATGATACAGCGGATAGATTGTATTTTGAACCTATAACTTTTGAGGATGTTATGAACATAATTGAACTTGAGAAACCGGATGGAGTTATAATAAGTTTTGGCGGTCAAACTCCGCTTAAACTTGCGAAATCTTTTGAAGCAAATGGTGTAAAAATTCTTGGCACCTCGCCCCAAAGTATAGATATAGCAGAAGACAGAGGTAAATTTACAAAATTGCTTGATGAACTCGGGATAAATTATCCACCCTGTGGGTATGCTCGCTCAATTGATGAAGCTGTTGAAACAGCTGATAAAATTGGTTTTCCTGTTTTAGTTCGTCCATCTTATGTTCTCGGGGGAAGAGCAATGAAAATAATTTATTCAAAAGATTCATTAGCTGATTATTTGAGAAGTGAAATTGGGATCTCCTGGGAGAACCCTGTTTTAATAGATCAATTTCTTGAGGATGCGTTTGAATTTGATGTTGATGCAATATGTGATGGGGAAAAGGTTTTAGTTATGGGGATAATGGAACATATAGAAGAGGCTGGAATTCACTCCGGTGATAGTTCATGTGTTTTCCCGCCGATTATGGCGGAGGATGACACAGTTGAAAAGATAATTGAATACACATGGAAAATAGCACTTGCTTTGAAAGTTGTCGGTTTGATAAACATTCAATTCGCAGAAAAAGATGGTAAGGTTTATGTCCTTGAGGCAAATCCACGATCGTCAAGAACAGTCCCGTTTATAAGCAAAGCAACGGGTATCCCATTCGCTAAGATTGCAACTAAAGTTCTCGTCAAAAGTTCTGATGTTGTAATTGAAGAGTTTAATCTTCGTGATCTTAACTTAAAAAGTATCGCTCTCAAGGCTTGTAAAGCACCCGTTTTTTCATTTTCAAAATTTCCAAATGTAAATGTTTTCTTGGGTCCAGAGATGAGGTCAACGGGTGAAGTTATAGGTTTATCTTATTCTTTCGGTGAATCTTTTGCTAAGGCGCAGATTGGAGCTGGAAACAACTTACCGACATCTGGAGCTGTTTTGATAAGTGTAAACGATAGGGATAAGAATTTCAAAACGATTAAAATCGCAAAGGAATTTGTCAATCTTGGCTTTAAGATAATTGCAACAGATGGAACGGCAAAGTTTTTGAACGCAAGTGGGATTGAAGCCGAAAAAGTTTATAAAGTAAACGAGGGACATCCCGATATTGTTGATTACATAAAGGCTGGGAAAATAAACTTCATCATAAATACACCGCTTGGAGAAGTTTCAAGGTTTGATGAGTTTGCAATTGGCAGGAGCGCAATTGAATATAAAATTCCATTTGTCACAACTCTTTCAGCAGGTTTGAGTGCAGTTGAAGCAATTAAAAGGTTGAGGCAAGAAAGGTTAACGGTGAAAAGTTTACAAGAGTATCATATGGAAATAAATCTTGAAATATCAAAATGA
- a CDS encoding ATP-dependent helicase/DNAse subunit B, with protein sequence MSVVLSFPPEKRIIDIRKEIENRIKAGKFDSFIYIVPTRRKIRELRRELLEFSRNGVAPDLNLFTLELFARSLYYSAKLEKPKYLISETIQSLVFQTAIEKVIEELVYFKPPGQIARRELPIGTINKIIDTIVGLKEDGIYPARLRDEIEKVEKDEDRMKLSDLVKIYEQYETLLMSNGFIDVPGIFKELNYILNSENVNSVFRGAFYNVDSIFIEGFSMFRLPEIEFIKILTKVHDLSIIIMFDYFERNDNLFGHLTDCYTKFIDAGFKRYEIRPRTENDRFARHINKYLFNYIGSTLDVKYDAKKSVTLIEARDRIDEVRTIARVIKKIVSERPDIDLSKICVATYRPEKYTNLFREIFAVYGIPANITDRFYLERSPLVSSIISLLEIPINDYRISEIIKVLMSPYFNFSAIVGRQLKSENIYSVSKELKIKSGREFWCERVKKRIEIIKSRIETTNDRDEYEQLLREKKLFEDALADYTDLMEKVVDEFNALMTPSEFKDKLHRVLAELKVHEQILKVPRRVATHDEIERDARAYQKFMEVVDELLEVFEFNMRKRERYSLNYYVDLIKKALPRVRYNIRQKYGYGIYVTTLEETRGLNFDVMIIAGLVDTEFPSVYEPEVFLSEGLRKTKKMHRFDERYLFYQGVVNFKSHLYLTYPKTDAENELVRSRFIDSLEQVIDFEKVDSSAFKDGIFSSDELYERYGRFLKFNSGELNTFDFVSEKFKRLVENYGDKLKHIFDISKINLNRSELHSEDYLEYEGIIRPVYDEEKKKLGEQEDKIFSISQIETYGKCPYRYFVERVLALEGFEEIEEFLTPIERGILYHEVLYEFYTRWRETGKSISEDKESATELIKKIAREKAKEFEINHPLWRVELKELEQSMVEFISKEAEMNLKLSFKPAYFEVAFGPRVGIRRSSDKELSTIEPVQLGGVKIQGKIDRVDVSGEEFIIYDYKTGKVNVKEEEIEKGIHLQIPLYIRIAEEIFKKQGKEMKGVGGYNYVVRRGINRKAVIACEKIRVDKREKNYFREEEFNLRIDNAVSKVSEFSGKIKGGKFNLTEHDDMLGSICGNCAYIEICRINEVKFGVQIKKWG encoded by the coding sequence ATGAGCGTCGTTTTAAGTTTCCCACCTGAAAAGAGGATAATTGACATAAGGAAGGAGATAGAGAACAGGATAAAGGCGGGGAAATTTGATTCCTTTATTTACATCGTGCCGACGCGAAGGAAGATAAGGGAATTGAGAAGGGAACTTCTTGAGTTCTCAAGGAATGGGGTGGCTCCAGATCTTAATCTTTTCACGCTTGAGCTTTTTGCGAGAAGTTTGTATTACTCCGCAAAACTTGAAAAGCCAAAATATCTTATATCTGAGACGATTCAGTCACTTGTCTTTCAAACGGCAATTGAAAAGGTGATTGAAGAACTTGTGTATTTCAAGCCACCAGGGCAAATAGCTCGGAGGGAACTTCCAATTGGGACGATAAATAAAATCATTGATACGATAGTTGGTCTTAAGGAAGATGGGATTTATCCTGCGAGATTGCGTGATGAAATTGAAAAGGTTGAAAAAGATGAGGATAGGATGAAGCTCAGCGATCTTGTTAAAATTTATGAACAGTATGAGACTCTTTTAATGAGCAATGGATTCATTGATGTCCCCGGGATTTTCAAGGAGTTAAATTATATACTCAATTCTGAAAATGTTAATTCGGTTTTCAGGGGTGCGTTTTACAATGTTGATTCAATTTTCATTGAAGGTTTCTCAATGTTTCGCTTGCCAGAGATAGAATTCATAAAAATTCTCACAAAAGTTCATGACCTCTCAATTATCATAATGTTTGATTACTTTGAAAGAAATGACAATCTGTTCGGGCATCTTACCGACTGCTATACCAAATTCATAGATGCTGGATTTAAAAGGTATGAGATAAGACCAAGGACGGAAAACGATAGATTTGCAAGGCACATTAACAAATACCTTTTCAATTACATTGGTTCAACACTTGATGTAAAATACGATGCTAAAAAGAGCGTAACGCTGATTGAAGCAAGGGACAGGATAGATGAGGTCAGAACCATAGCACGGGTGATAAAGAAAATTGTAAGTGAAAGACCGGACATTGATTTGAGCAAAATTTGCGTCGCAACATATAGACCGGAAAAATATACAAATCTTTTCAGAGAAATTTTTGCTGTTTATGGAATCCCGGCAAACATAACGGATAGATTTTATCTTGAGCGTTCTCCTCTTGTTTCGTCAATAATTTCTCTTCTTGAAATTCCAATTAATGATTACAGGATAAGTGAGATAATAAAAGTTTTGATGAGTCCATATTTTAATTTTTCAGCTATCGTTGGGAGGCAATTAAAGTCGGAGAATATATATTCTGTTTCAAAGGAACTTAAGATCAAAAGCGGGAGGGAATTCTGGTGTGAAAGGGTTAAGAAACGAATTGAGATAATAAAATCAAGAATTGAAACGACAAATGATCGGGATGAATATGAACAACTTTTGAGGGAGAAGAAACTTTTTGAGGATGCACTTGCGGATTATACCGATCTCATGGAAAAAGTTGTTGATGAGTTTAATGCACTGATGACCCCGTCCGAATTTAAAGATAAACTTCATAGAGTTCTTGCTGAACTTAAAGTTCATGAGCAAATTTTGAAGGTCCCGAGAAGAGTTGCAACTCATGATGAAATTGAAAGAGATGCAAGAGCGTATCAAAAATTTATGGAGGTTGTTGATGAGTTGCTTGAGGTTTTTGAATTTAACATGAGGAAAAGAGAAAGATACAGTTTGAATTATTATGTTGATTTGATCAAAAAAGCCTTGCCAAGGGTTCGCTATAACATAAGGCAAAAATATGGATACGGAATTTATGTTACAACACTTGAGGAGACAAGGGGTTTGAATTTTGATGTGATGATAATCGCAGGACTTGTTGATACGGAATTCCCTTCAGTGTATGAGCCAGAAGTTTTTTTAAGTGAAGGCTTAAGGAAGACGAAAAAAATGCATAGATTTGATGAACGCTATCTTTTCTACCAAGGCGTCGTTAATTTTAAATCACATCTTTACTTGACCTATCCAAAGACCGATGCGGAAAACGAGCTTGTGAGGTCAAGGTTTATTGATTCACTTGAGCAAGTAATTGATTTTGAGAAAGTTGATTCATCAGCTTTTAAAGATGGAATTTTCTCAAGCGATGAGCTTTATGAACGTTACGGGAGATTCCTAAAGTTTAATTCTGGAGAACTTAACACATTTGACTTTGTATCCGAGAAGTTTAAGAGGCTTGTTGAAAATTATGGGGACAAGCTCAAACATATTTTTGACATCTCAAAGATAAATTTGAACAGAAGCGAATTACATTCGGAGGACTATCTTGAATATGAAGGGATTATAAGACCAGTTTATGATGAGGAGAAGAAGAAACTTGGTGAACAGGAAGATAAAATTTTTTCTATTTCACAAATTGAGACATACGGTAAATGTCCATATAGATATTTCGTTGAAAGGGTTCTTGCGCTTGAAGGTTTTGAAGAGATTGAAGAATTTCTTACTCCAATTGAAAGAGGGATACTTTATCATGAGGTTCTTTACGAATTTTATACAAGATGGCGTGAAACTGGCAAGAGTATTTCAGAAGATAAGGAAAGCGCAACTGAATTAATTAAAAAGATAGCCAGGGAAAAGGCGAAGGAATTTGAAATAAATCATCCCTTGTGGAGGGTTGAATTGAAAGAGCTTGAACAAAGCATGGTTGAGTTTATTTCAAAAGAAGCGGAGATGAATTTGAAGTTGAGTTTTAAACCAGCTTATTTTGAAGTTGCGTTTGGTCCGAGGGTTGGAATAAGGAGAAGCAGTGATAAGGAGCTTTCAACGATTGAACCAGTTCAACTTGGAGGGGTGAAAATTCAGGGTAAAATTGATAGAGTTGATGTGAGCGGTGAGGAGTTCATAATCTATGATTATAAAACGGGCAAAGTTAATGTAAAAGAAGAGGAGATTGAGAAGGGGATTCATCTTCAAATTCCGCTTTACATAAGAATTGCGGAGGAAATTTTTAAAAAACAAGGTAAGGAAATGAAAGGAGTTGGTGGATATAATTATGTTGTTCGTCGGGGTATTAATAGAAAGGCTGTTATAGCTTGTGAAAAAATTAGGGTTGACAAAAGAGAAAAAAACTACTTTAGAGAGGAGGAATTTAATCTTAGGATTGATAATGCGGTTAGCAAAGTTAGTGAATTTTCTGGTAAAATAAAAGGGGGCAAATTTAATTTGACGGAGCATGATGATATGTTGGGGAGTATATGTGGAAATTGTGCGTATATTGAAATTTGCAGGATAAATGAAGTTAAATTCGGGGTTCAAATAAAAAAATGGGGCTGA